The proteins below come from a single Aegilops tauschii subsp. strangulata cultivar AL8/78 chromosome 6, Aet v6.0, whole genome shotgun sequence genomic window:
- the LOC109742015 gene encoding ABC transporter A family member 8 yields the protein MGSSSLQQTNALFRKNLVIQRRACKTNCCLILFPLILCAGIGGLQIAINRAVKRDTTPLNCNCSNAVVPANTTGGPACPEGCPQPRAPKWPPVVHIPPSATSRFGRGPPGASCGAQGSCAATFLVTGANQSFVGSAMGNMIPVHDASVNVSADDISALADFVLADYSGYSGSPLVDTFLQNKCTPNLTLSYSFVDGNETGTQDVDCTEGLMLWRDSSWLISDDLYSGYTNRSNEFAAAYDFLSSDQGNFNLIISYNSTYEFDAYDGLPIPVFQFFGGNKPRLLEVPRLTNMASNAYLRLIGNGLKISFDFVKEMPRAGRSWSTYDLTSIIGPLPYVLTIQLLFPVILTNIVYEKQKKLRIMMKMHGLGDLPYWTISYCYFILLSMLYLLSFMVFGTVFGFTFFRLNSYGVQFVFYFAYMSLQISFAFLMATCFSNVRTAAVIGYFYVFGSGLIADYFFKPYIEDIFISRSWIILLELFPPFSLYRIVYEFSQSASLVSQIDRTGMQWSDLNDPKNGMTSVLTIMVLEWILFLLLSLYLDHFGSFQSGIRRAVLLLHSRRAGNRSQSSQQQTTQIQEFKASVEMERTDVIKEREMVGQLLQEPNSSYSVICDNLKKVYPGKDGNSKKIAVRELSLSMARGQCFGVLGPNGAGKTTLINMLTGFTKPTSGTAYIEGMDIRLDMDKIYTGIGVCPQHDLLWENLTGREHLMFYGRLKKLKGAKLAQAIEQSLKSVRLFDGGVPDKLVQKYSGGMKRRLSVAISLIGDPKVVYMDEPSSGLDPASRKDLWKAVKSAKQDRAIILTTHSMEEAEVLCDRIGIIADGTLQCIGNSRELKTKYGGSYVLTITTTAGEEAEEEVAKLVQSISPAVSRVYRISGTQKFEMPKQEVRISAVFHVMESAKSRTTVLAWGLADTTLEDVFIRVAKESEVSSVTSSAR from the exons ATGGGCTCCAGCAGCCTCCAGCAGACCAACGCGCTCTTCAGGAAGAACCTCGTGATCCAG AGGCGCGCCTGCAAGACCAACTGCTGCCTCATCCTCTTCCCCCTGATCCTCTGCGCGGGCATAGGAGGCCTGCAGATCGCCATCAACCGCGCGGTCAAACGAGACACCACCCCTCTCAACTGCAACTGCAGCAATGCGGTCGTGCCGGCGAACACCACGGGAGGCCCGGCGTGCCCGGAGGGCTGCCCGCAGCCTCGCGCGCCCAAATGGCCACCCGTGGTGCACATCCCGCCGTCGGCGACGAGCCGGTTTGGCCGCGGCCCCCCCGGCGCATCGTGCGGGGCGCAGGGGTCCTGCGCCGCAACGTTCCTCGTCACCGGCGCCAACCAGTCCTTCGTCGGAA GTGCAATGGGTAACATGATCCCGGTTCACGACGCATCGGTGAACGTGTCGGCCGACGACATCTCGGCGTTAGCCGATTTCGTGCTG GCGGACTATTCGGGGTATTCAGGCAGTCCTCTAGTGGACACCTTTCTTCAGAACAAATGCACTCCAAACCTGACGCTTTCATACTCATTTGTAGACGGCAATGAAACCGGGACCCAAG ATGTGGATTGCACGGAGGGATTAATGCTCTGGCGCGACAGTTCGTGGCTCATCAGTGATGACCTATATAGTGGCTACACGAACAGGAGCAATGAATTTGCTGCAG CATACGACTTCTTAAGCTCTGATCAGGGCAACTTCAACTTGATCATTTCATATAACTCGACGTACGAGTTTGATGCTTATGATGGCCTTCCAATCCCTGTCTTCCAATTTTTTGGAGGGAATAAACCTAGACTGCTTGAAGTTCCACGGTTAACAAATATG GCTTCAAATGCATACCTTCGTTTAATAGGCAATGGTCTGAAGATATCATTCGATTTTGTTAAAGAAATGCCTAGAGCAGGTCGATCATGGAGTACATACGATCTAACTTCAATAATAGGACCGCTGCCTTATGTATTGACTATCCAGCTCCTTTTCCCG GTAATTTTGACCAACATTGTATACGAGAAGCAAAAGAAGCTTAGGATTATGATGAAGATGCATGGTCTTGGTGATTTGCCATATTGGACTATATCCTATTGCTATTTTATTCTTCTGTCCATGCTATACTTGCTGTCCTTCATGGTATTTGGTACTGTGTTTG GTTTTACATTCTTTCGACTGAATAGTTATGGCGTACAGTTTGTGTTCTACTTTGCTTATATGAGCTTGCAAATTTCATTTGCATTTCTTATGGCAACATGCTTCTCAAATGTGAGAACAGCTGCTG TGATAGGATATTTCTACGTATTTGGGTCCGGCCTTATAGCAGATTATTTTTTCAAGCCCTATATCGAAGACATTTTCATCTCAA GAAGCTGGATTATACTTTTGGAACTTTTCCCTCCATTTTCTTTGTACCGCATTGTCTACGAGTTTTCTCAATCTGCATCGCTGGTAAGTCAGATTGACCGCACGGGGATGCAGTGGAGTGACCTGAATGATCCCAAAAATGGAATGACGAGTGTTTTAACCATAATGGTACTTGAATGGATCCTATTCCTTTTATTATCATTATATCTGGATCACTTTGGTTCCTTTCAAAGTGGAATTAGAAGAGCAGTATTACTTCTTCACTCTCGCCGGGCTGGGAACCGTTCTCAATCTTCTCAACAGCAGACCACacagattcaagagttcaaagcTTCCGTTGAAATGGAGAGGACAGATGTTATCAAAGAG AGAGAGATGGTTGGACAGCTCTTACAAGAACCAAATAGTAGCTATTCAGTCATATGTGACAACCTTAAGAAAGTGTACCCCGGAAAAGATGGCAATTCAAAGAAAATTGCTGTCAGAGAGTTGTCCCTTTCAATGGCACGTGGGCAGTGCTTTGGTGTTCTTGGTCCAAATGGTGCTGGAAAAACCACTCTCATCAACATG CTCACTGGATTTACTAAACCTACGTCTGGCACCGCGTACATAGAAGGAATGGACATAAGGTTGGACATGGACAAAATTTATACAGGAATTGGTGTTTGTCCCCAGCATGA CTTGCTTTGGGAAAATCTGACTGGCCGAGAGCATTTGATGTTCTACGGCAGGCTCAAGAAACTGAAGGGTGCAAAATTAGCTCAG GCTATAGAACAATCTCTGAAAAGTGTTCGTTTGTTTGACGGTGGTGTTCCCGATAAGCTTGTGCAAAAATACAGCGGTGGCATGAAACGTCGTCTCAGCGTCGCCATCTCTCTAATTGGTGACCCTAAG GTTGTTTATATGGATGAACCAAGTTCTGGCTTAGATCCGGCATCAAGGAAAGACCTATGGAAAGCCGTCAAGTCTGCCAAACAGGACAGGGCCATAATTCTCACGA CACATTCAATGGAAGAAGCCGAAGTTCTGTGCGATCGGATAGGAATAATCGCGGACGGTACCTTGCAGTGCATTGGAAACTCAAGAGAG CTGAAAACCAAGTACGGAGGCTCATATGTGCTGACGATAACGACCACGGCGGGTGAGGAGGCTGAGGAGGAGGTGGCGAAGCTAGTCCAGTCCATCTCGCCGGCTGTGAGCAGGGTGTACCGCATCTCTGGGACGCAGAAGTTCGAGATGCCGAAGCAGGAGGTGAGGATATCGGCGGTGTTCCATGTCATGGAGAGCGCGAAGAGCAGGACGACCGTTCTTGCGTGGGGCCTGGCTGATACGACTCTGGAGGATGTGTTCATCAGAGTTGCCAAGGAGAGCGAGGTATCCTCTGTCACCTCATCGGCAAGATAA